The Thermococcus sp. nucleotide sequence CTCAAAGACCCTCTCGACGAATCTCAACGCCCTTGGGGCTTTTCTGCTCTCCCTGAACTCGAAGAGTTTCTTAAACACGGCTTTGAAGAACTTTGCATCGGTCTTTCCCTCGACGAAGAGAACGCTTGTCCCTGCCTCCTCCCCAGAGAACCCTCCCCTGACGTCAAAGTCGAGGTATTTCCTGAGTTCGTAGACCTCCTTCAGGGTTAGGGCCTTCCCTGTGTCCGAGTATATCAGGACGTTATCCTCTCCCCTCCTGAAGCGCTCCGAGAGAAGGTCAACAACCTCAAGGCTTGAGGTCACGACTGTCTCGTCTCCCCTGAGGGAATCGGCAAAGTCTATCAGCTCGTCCCGGTTCTTTCTGTATTCCGGGAAGAGGACTGCCCTCTCGTCGGCAAACTCCTCAAACCTGTTTCCGGTTACAATCCTCATTCACTTCACCATGTCAACGGTTATCGCCCCTATAACGGCGAAGGTGCTTATTATGACGGTGGCGTTAACGAACTGCTCCCCTGTGAAGTTCGCTATGGAGTTTATACCGTAGAGGTATATGAGAAACGCCGAGACGGCGTAGGATATTGAAGCCACCGTCAGAAGCCTCTTGGGGACGTGGAACACCTCCTCGCGCTTTATGTTCCCTATACGTGATTTGGCGAGGAACAGGTAGGCGAGCAGGAGGGTGAGGAGGAATATTATGAGGGAGCGCTCGATGGAGATGTCCTTGGCCACGTCCCAGACCTCGCCGGTGAAGAGGAACGGAAGGGCAAAGGTCACCGCGCCGATTATCTCCTGGGCGATGTCGTCCCAGCCAAGTCTGTCGGGGAGCGATTTACTTTCCTCGGCCTTCCGCAGGCGTTCGAGTTCGAGGCCTATCTCCTCAAGCCTCTCCCGGATCTCTCCCATTTCCCCAACCTCTTGCTCAGGTATGGGGTTCATCATCCCGTCAGCATTGGATTCACTCATCATCGCGCTCTCCCTTTCTCGGGAAGGGTTATAAATGTTGACGCGGTCATATGATAAGGTGATAGCTATGAAAAAGTTTGCCGGGGCACTGGCCGTTCTCCTTTCGTTTCTGATGCTCTCCACTGCCGGCGCCGTTACCTTCAACTCCGCCAACACGGTGATAGTGCTACCCACAACCAAGGTCGTCAGCAACGTTCCGCTCCACATCAACGAGGACGCAATAGCGGGTTCGAGGCTCGGGGCCTTCCTCGTCCTCAAGGGAATCGTCACGAACCCCCACTATCAGACGGTAGAGGTTCCAGTTGAATACCACAGCATCCTCATCAAGGACGAGAACCAGAGCTACGTTCTGACTTCCAGGGACATGCCGGATCTCGGACTGCCCCTTGGGAGCCGGCCCATTGGAAAGACAATCGTTCTGAGGGTCAACTTCGACAGGGTGAGGTACAACTCCACGAAGCACATGGCCGAGTTCATGGACAGAAGCGTTGAGATAGTCTTCAACGAGAACACCACCCCCCTCAACATTGGGGGCAACTACAGGGTCGTCTACAACACCGTCAACGGGACAGATTACATGTACTTCTATTCCTATCAGTCCGGCGACGGGAACATGAGCTCCATAGGTGACACGATAACTTTTGGTAGCTGGAGCATACACTTCATAGACATAAACATCAACCAGAGTAGCGCCCTTGTCGAGGTCAGCTATCCGAGCGGTGTGCTCAAGCTCAAGCCCATGCTCAAGGGCAAGTACTACCTGATGTACCTCGACGCCAAGGGCAACGAGGATTACGAGGAATACGACACCTATCCGAGCGTCAGGATTAACGAGCTCCTCAAGAACGGAGTCGTCCAGATGGTCGTCTTTACCCCAACGAGCTTCTTCATAGGCGTCAACGAGATAAAGTCCGTCATCTACAGCTACTGGTTCTACGAGAAGGAGAGGGAGTACCACGACGGTGAGGTCTACAGCGGGCAGTGGGTGTGGGACATAGACCCGCAGGACAACCTCTACGTGCTGTACCTCCACGTGAAGGCCAACACTACCTTTGAGCCGGTGTTCATAGGTTCGGGCGCGCGCCTTGAAATACCTATACAGTCCTGGGGCCTCTCTATAGTCCCGGTCTTCAACAGGACGAAGAACGGTGGCGTCATAGTTGGCGTCCTCGGCTACCGCTTCGTCAGAACAGTTATGCTCAAGAAGAGGGTGAAAGTCGACGTCCCAACGGTCGTGGCTACAAACGACGTCAACAGTTTCATAATCAACGATACGGCCCTTCAGAAGCTCCCAAGCGACAAGAATGTCATAATCATCGGTGGTTGGGTCAGCAACAAGGCCTGGAAACTTTTAGAGGGAGTTTACGGCTCGGCAAAGATAAACGAGCTGAAGAACGAGCTTGAGAGCAAGGGCTACATAGTGGCTGAGCTCCCGAACCCCTACAACGCCAGCTACAAGGTCGTAATACTGGCCGGTAAGACCTACCGCGAGACGGCTAAGGCCGTAGAAGAGTTCATGGAGGGCATTTGAGCCCCTTATTTTATCCCCTTATTTTAGCTCGAAGGGTGAATTTCGCCCTGAGTAATTCTTTTTTACTGATAAATTTTTTGGTTCACCAGTGCAAGGAAACAAGGGAAAGGTTATAAGCCGACCCTCGGTTTAGGCTTGAGGGAGAGAGGCGTTTTTGGGTGATGCTTATGGTGGTAAAGGAGTGTCCCGAGTGTCATGGAACCGGAAAGGTAAAGGTGGGTGAGAAGGAGTGCCCCGTTTGCGAGGGATGGGGCTACGTTCCCGCTGACTTCAAGATAGGTGACAAGCTGAAGGGCTACCGTAACCTTGACCACCTCGGAGTCGAGGACGAGGTTGACGAGATACCCTGTCCAGAATGCCACGGAAAGGGAACTGTCCCGGTTTACGACACCTGCCCAACGTGTGGCGGAACCGGAAAAGTTCTCGCCTGCGACATCTGCGGTAAAATCAAGGGCCCCTGGGAGCCGGGTATGGAGACCACGTGGGTCTGCCCCGACTGTCTGAGGAAGTACAAGGTGGTCTTCATACTCGACAAGACCTGCGACTACGAGGACGTTGAGATAGGGAGCCTTTACAAGGGCACGATAGACAGGGTGGAGCGCTTTGGCGTTTTTGTCAAGCTCAACCCGCACGTGGTTGGTTTAATCAAGAGGAAAGACCTTCTCGGTGGCAGGGACTACGTTCCCGGGCAGGAGATAGTAGTTCAGGTTCTCGACGTGAGGCCGGACAAGAGGGAGGTTGACCTCATCGAATCGGCCCTCAGGCACTACAAGACCGTCGTGGTTAAGAAGGAACTCCCGGTGACGCTCATCAAAGACCTCAACAAGGACATGGCGGGCAAAACGGTAAGGATACAGGGGAAGGTGACGCAGATACAGGTTACCGGCGGTCCAACAGTCTTCACAATAACAGACGGAACCGGAATAACCTGGGCCGCTGCCTTTGAGGCACCGGGAGTGAGGGCTTATCCGAACATAAACGTCGGCGACATCGTGGAGATAATAGGCAAGATAGCCTTCCACTCGGGCGAGATACAGATAGAGGTCAGCGACATGGCGAGGCTCTGGGGACCGGATGCAGCGAGGGTTAAACAGCAGATAGAGGCCGAGCTGGACAAGCGTGCCCAGCCCAAAGACGTTGGCTTCCTCGTTGAGAGCGAGGTTTTAGAGAAGCTCAAACCCAAGATTATGAAGGCCGCGTTCATGATAAGGAGGGCAATCTTCGAGGGAAGGCCCATCCTACTACGGCACCACGCCGATACCGACGGCTACACCTCCGGTTTGGCTCTTGAGTACGCTATAGTCCCGCTCATCGAGCAGGTTTCGCCCGATCCACAGGCAAGATGGAAGCTCTTCAAGCGCAGACCTAGCAGGGCACCCTTCTACGAGCTTGAGGATGTTCTCAAGGACATTATCTTCATGGTCGAGGACCACGAGAAGTTCGGTGATCCCCTCCCGCTGGTTGTCATAGTTGACAACGGCGGAACCAGCGAGGACATTCCGGCTTACAAGCGCATAAGGGCCTACGGAGTTCCTATCGTCGTCATAGACCACCACGATCCGCGCGAGTGGGTGAGCGAAGGTAAAGCCAAGGTCGATGAATACGTTGACGTCCACGTCAATCCCCACCACGTGAAGAGAGGTTACTACGAACTTACCGCTGGAATGCTGGCAACCGAAGTGGCAAGGTTCATCAACCCCGAGGTGGAGGACAGGATAAAGCACCTGCCGGCAATAGCCGGAACCGGCGACAGGAGTAAGGCTCCAGAGTTCTACCAGTACCTCGAGATAGCCAAGAAGGCCAAAGGCTTAACAGAGGAGGATTTGAAGAAGATAGCCGAAGTAATAGACCACGAGGCCTACTTCTGGAAGTTCATGGACGGGCACGGAATCATCGACGAGATTCTCCTCCTCACCGGCAACCTCCAGAGGCACCGCGAGCTGATAAATGCCATCTACCCCGAGGTTAAAGAGAAGCAGGAGAAGGCCCTCAAAGCTTCTCTGCCGCACGTCAAGAGCGTCGTCCTTCCGAACGGCATAAGGTTCAACACGATAGACGTGGAACTCTTCGCGCCTAAGTTCAGCTATCCATCGCCGGGCAAGTTAAGCGGACTCATCCACGACCACTTCAAGGAGAAGTACGGCGAGGACAGTCCAATCCTGACGCTCGCCTACGGCCCGGACTTCGCCGTTGTGAGGGCCAGCGACGGAATGGCCGCTTACAACTTCGACCTCAACGAGATAATCCCAAGGCTCCAGGAGAAGCTCCCGAGTGCGGGAATAGAGGGCGGCGGCCACAGCTACGCGGGCTCTATTAAATTCTTCGAGGGCATGCGCAAGGAGGTCTTAGAGGAGTTCGCGAAGCAGGTGGTCAGGCTGAAAAGGGCCTAATCCCAACCTTTTTAACCCTCCCGGAGAAATAGGAGAAACGGAGGAATTTGCATGAAGATAGTTCTCGAAGTTACCTTCAGGATGGGCGGGGTCTCCTACAGGGGCCACCGCTGGGAAGACGATGCACTCGTTTTTGAGTTCGAAAGGCTGGGGGATGCTTTCATACAGGTTTTGAGCACGAGGAAGGTTGAGGTAGAGGTAGAAAAGACTCCAGAGAAGGTTCTCGTCGAGCTGAAGACGAAGGAAGGGGGAAAGGTCTTCGAGGCCTTCGAGAGGGATGGCGTTTACCTGGCGGTGGAGCCCTAGGTTTCTCTCTTCCCAACCATCAGCACTAGGAGGGCCAGTATTCCTATAAAGGCAGGCCCACATATGTTTCTTTTCTCGTTTAACGGTTGTGTACCCATGTTTTGAGCTGGGGCGCTTGAGGTTTTGTCATGAGTAACGGATGAAGATGTATTCATCGAGCTTGTTGTGGATGGCGTCACCGGGGTGAGAGTGATGTCCAGTTTTCTGGTCTCTCCAGGATCGAGGGTTATGTTCATGGAGTAGTTCTGGTAGCCCTCCCGTGACAGGACTACACTGTAATTTCCGGGATTAAGGGTAACAGTTAGGGGGGTTATATTGTACATCTTCCCATTTATCAGCACCCTTGCTGATGGGTTGCTTGATATTACCAGAGTAGCGGGCTCGGGCCTAAGGTTGAATGTTAAGTTAATAGCACCAAAAGTCCATATCTTCTTTGATTGGGGAACGTAACCATCTTTAATGGCAGTAACAAGGCAGTGGTAGCTAGTTGGCAATATTATTCCCCTTGTCTCGGGTGTAAGGTTAAATGTGAACTTGTAGGTTGGTCTATAGGATATTGGGCATATTATCTTTATAGTGGCGTTTTTTGGAGAAACAGAAAGCCGCAAAAATGACGCAAGAACATCGACATGAAAACCATAACTAACAAACGCCTGTAAGTGAATCTTCTCCGTGTGGGATATGAAACCGGGACGGGTTACAGTAACATTGTGTGTTCCGGGAAGGAGGTATAGAGTAGTCACTGAGCTAACGTTAATTTTAGTGTTGTCTACGTAAATTGACGCATCTTTTGGAAATTGTGAATTTTTTCCCCGGATTATTTCTACCTCAACCATTGGTTTTGGATTTCTGAGTTCAACAAGGTTCAAGGCAGAATCAACAGGAACAATGCTGATATTTCCGGGATGCATCTCAACGTTGAGAAGTTTTATGTTATAAGGGGCAATATATCTGCCTGCCTTAATCCTGAAACCCGTATTCCGTAGCTGTATCGAAAAGTTTCCTCCATAGAGGAAGCTCTTGCTCAGTTCTGAAGGGTTATGGAGCTTGGTGTAGGGAATCCTGATGGCTAGAAGGGGATTGTATATCTTGAAGTTCGTATCTGAGTATCGTGTAGCAGTTAATAAGAGAACTAGGGAATTGTCCATGCTGAAAACAGAGGTGAATGGGGGAATGGTTGAGGGATAGTAAGTTACGGGAGAGCGGTTAACGTTAACAAAATAGCCGTCTATAGAGCTATTGTGAATCCACCCTACAAAAAATCTCTCATAGTTCTTGTAGATCCCAGACACTATCAGAGATTCGTTGGCAACCGGTAAATGATACAGGGTGAGGACACCGGAATAACCAAGCTCAATGGGGCTGGAGTTAACGATAGCTTCCTTAAATGAATAATAAATGGGGTTAAGGTTCTTATCAATGGTCATCCACCATAATCCGCTTTTCTGAAGGGTAGTCCTCACGGGGCTGTACTTTTTAACGAGGAACTCTCCAAAGAGCTTAATCGTATTGTTAGAGTAGCTTGCATTAATTGTCCACCAGTCAGCTGACCTTACGGGAGTGCCGCCATCAAGGAGAGTGTATGCAATCGAGTTCAGAATGCTAAGATCCTTTGTGAACTTCAAAATGAAGACTTTCCCCTGAGTATCGCCTAGACTCCAAGAACTTCCCACTACAATGTACGAGTTCTTGAGAACCAGAACGGCATCAATTCCATCGGCGTAAAGACCACCAATAGCAACGAGCCTCTCAAGCTTTCGGGTTTCTGGGTTGAAAATCCCAATGAATCCATCACTACCAGAGTAAAAGGATCCACTACCTACCAGCAAAATTTTCCCCGTGAATTTATCAACGAGCACCTTTGAGATAGACGATGTAGAACGGGTTAAGTAAGCCCTCTCCCATAGAATATCCCCTTTTTTGTTGAGATAAGCTACCCAGAACCCTCCGTGAAAATTTGAATGAATGTTTCCAGAATCTATGGCACCTGCAATTAAAAACCCTTCATCATAAGGGATGATTGAGGAAGGATAGATTGTATAGCCTTTTGGCTCAGAAGCACGGTATACCCGAAGGGGAATGAGATTCATATCATCGTCCAACTGGATAAGGGACCAAGTGTTTGTATTGTCAAAGAGGAAGATAAGCAAGCCATAATTCCCATTCTGTTCCATCACTAGGGCTGGTGTCTTATTGTTAACAGCGTATCCTGTAACTGTCACTTCGTCTTTAGGGCTGACTCCTGAGACATAACCAAAAGATATGATGTGAAGTAAAATAATGGTTAGAACTATCCGTCTAATATTCATAACCTCATCACCTCGTACATCCAAACCCTAGGAGTCCATTATAGTTTTAAATGTTTCTATTAGAGAAGAAAACGGTGGTGCCGATGTTCCTTGCCGAATTCAAGCTACGCTTTGGAGACAGGAAGTGGTACGTCAGGAGGATCGTTGAGGCATCGAGCATCGAGGAGGCCGAGGAGAAGGCGAGGCGCTACGCCGAGCTCATGAACCGCGGGGAGGTGAAGTGGGAGCTGAGCTACGTCATGGAGTCCAAGAGACCCCTCCTTCTGGGGGACGAGGAGATAGAAAAGCTCTCAGGTTGAAATCTCGCAGGCGAGGTTCTTCCCCATTATTTCCCTAACCTTCTCAACGCTCTTCGTGTGTCCCAGAGCGTACATGAGCTTTGTGAGCGTTGCCTCCTTCGTCATGTCTCCAGCGGGGATTACGCCGGCTTCAAGGGCTCTCCTGCCGACTTCGTAGCGGGTCAGGTCAACGCCACCGTACAGCGCCTGCGTCGTCATGACCACGGGCTTTTCTCCTGCAACCTTGGAAACGGCCCCGAGGAGGTTTCTGCCCCTGTAGGGAATTCCTCCCGCACCATAGCCCTCAAGCACAATCCCTTCACTCCTTCCGGCAACCGTCAGGAAGACCTCCGGCGAGAGGCCCGGCGTTAGGCGGAGGTAGGTAACATTGGGCTCTATTCTGGGGTCGAAGGAGGGCTCTCCCGATGGTAGGGCCGGCCTGTGCCTCACGATAACGTCATCCCCCTTTACGTAGGCAACGTCCGGGTAGTTGATGCTCTGGAAGGCGTTCAGGCCGAGGGAGTGAACCTTGGAAACCCTCGTCCCGAGCATTATCTTGTCCATGAATGCCACGTAGATTCCGGGGAAACCTTTAACCGCGAAGGTGAGCGCGGTTTTGATGTTTCTAGGGGCGTCGCTCCCGGGCTCGGTTATGGGAAGCATAGAGCCCGTCAGAACCACCGGGACTGGAACGTTCCCCAGCATGAAGCTCAGCGCGGAGGAGGTGTAGGCGAGGGTGTCGGTTCCGTGGGTTATCACGATGCCGTCGTACTCCCCGAAGGCCCTGAAGACGGCCTTTCCGATGGTAACCCAGTCCTCGGGCTGAATGAGCGTGCTGTCAAGGTTCAGAACGTCCTCCGTGTCTATTTTAACTCCATCGGTCTTTTCAATGCCGGCAAGGCTCAGTATCTCGTCGACGCTCAGTTTGGCTTTGTAACCTTTCTCGGTTCTCGCGCTGGCTATTGTTCCCCCGGTCCCAATGATGAGAATCCTCAACGCCCCCACCGTCCCTAATTGTCCCAACTCCTTTTAGTCTTTTTGACAATGAATGGGTGGAATTCCGGGATAAAATTTAAACAACTGTCATTTTTCACCCCGAATAAAGAGCATCATGACAAAAGCGAGGAGGTTCACCAGGGCGGAGTATAGGAAGGCCCATTCCAGGGAGCGGGCCTGCCAGAGGTAGCCGGCTATGACCGAGGCAGGAAAGACGAAAACGCCGAAGACCGTGTGATAGGCCCCGATTACCGTCCCCTTCTCGTAGCCCTTTGCAATATCGGCCATGTATGCCCTCGGGACGGTGTCCTCTATGGCTATGTAAACTCCGTAGAGGACGAAGGCCAGGAGGAGTGTGTGTATGTCGTGGGCGTAGGCGAACGCCAGAGAGGCCAGAGAGGCAACGAGAAAGCCAATGGTTATGAGCCTCTTCTTGCCGAAGCTGTCAGAGACGACGCCGAGGGGATAGGCGGAGAGTGCGTAGATGAGGTTGAAGAGGGCGTAGAAGGCTATGCCCTGCACCACAGTAAGGCCGAGCTCCTCTGCCTTCCAGAGCGTGAAGGCGTAGCTGTACCTCCCGAGGGCACCAACCGCGGCGGCCGCCAAAAAGAGCTGCAGCTCCCTGCTCCTCAGGGTTGAAATCCCGCTGATTTTCTTCTTGGCATTTCCTCCCCTCTCCCTGATAAAGAGGACTATCACGAACAGCGAGAGAAGTCCCGGCACCGCCGAGAGGAGGAAGAGGTAGCGGTACATCGTCCCCTTGGGCAGTTCCTTGAGGAGCTCTATGAGGGCTATGGCAACGAGAGGACCCGCAACTGCCCCAAGGGTGTCCATCATTCTGTGGAAGCCGAAGGATTTACCGCTCTTTCCCTTCTCGCTCGACTCGGCTATGAGTGCATCCCTCGGTGCTGTCCTTATGCCTTTGCCAATCCTATCGAGCGCCCTAATGGTTAGAAAATCCCACCAGTGCCTTGTAAAGGCCAGCGAGCCTTTAGCAAGGGTTGATAGAGTGTAGCCTGCCAGAACAAAGGCCTTCCTCTTCCTAAAGCGGTCGCTGAAGTAGCCAAAGATGACTTTAAAGAGGGAGCTCATGCTCTCTATCGCGCCCATGACCGAGCCACTGAGCAGTTCCCCGGTTCTGAGGACGTCGGTGAGGTAGCTGGGGATGACCGGGTTTATCATCTCACTGCTCATGTCGTTGAGGAAGCTGACTATACCGAGGATGAAGACCGTCCAGCTTACTCCGAGGACTTTGCGCTCGGACATGGCCTAACGCTCCAGGACGTGCTTTTCGAGGACGTAGCAGTGGAAGGCTCCCTCGAAGACCTTTTCGTCCCTTTCATTAAAAACTTCCGCCCACACCACCTTCTTTCTCCCGAGGTCTTCCCTTACTTCTGCCCTAGCGGTGAGCAGTTCACCTGCCTTTACGGGCTTCAGAAACCTCACCTCGGCCTTTCCAAGGACGACGGTAGGCTCGTTTACCGCCAGCATCGCGGCGTAGTCGGCTAAGCCAAAGGTAAACCCCCCGTGGACGAGGCCGTACTCGTCGACGGCCATCTCCTCCGTTGTCAGAAGCTCGACCTCGGCGTAGCCTTCCCCAATCTTCAAGGGCCTTCCGACGAGCCTCTCGGAGGCAAGCCTGTGGGTTCTCTGCTCCACGGCGACCACCAGCTTTATTTATCCTGGTGCCGTAAAAAGGTTGATGGCCATGCATCCGCTTGAGGAGGCTGTTAAGGTTAAAGGCTCTCCGGAGTTCACGAGGAGCGAGCTGATAGGAATACTCTCCTTCAGGCTCAGGAAGATGTCCCCCTCGGAGGCGAAGAAGGCCATTGCGGAGTGGATAGAGGAGGGCCTCCTGGAGGAGAGGGAGGGCAGGCTCATCGTAAAGGCTGAGGCCCTTGAGAGGGAGGAGAGCGGTGAGAGGCTCCTAGGGGAGATGGTTTCCCACATAGCCCGCTCGCTGGGGTGGAGCGAGCTGGAGGTCGTCGAGGGAATAAAGACCCTGAAGAAACGATACGGCGACCTCGACGAGAGGATACTGGCATACCTCTTCGGAATGGAGAAGGGGGTTGACATGTCGAAGTTCAGGGAGAGGCTTGAGGTATAACAATTTTAACCCGTTCGCCGAACTCTCTCCGGGTGGTACCATGCCCGAGGAGGCACTCATAGTTGTTGACATGCAGAGGGATTTCATGCCGGGAGGGGCACTTCCAGTTCCCGAGGGAGACAGGATAATCCCCAGATGCAACGAGTACATCCGCGAGTTCCGGAGGAGGGGAGCGTTGATAGTCGCGACGAGGGACTGGCATCCCCCTAACCACATGAGCTTCAAGGAGCGCGGGGGGCCGTGGCCGAGGCACTGCGTCCAGAACACTCCCGGGGCGGAGTTCGTCGTCGAACTGCCGAGGGATGCCGTGATAATCTCCAAGGCAACCGAGCCGGATAGGGAGGCTTACTCGGGCTTCGAAGGGACGAACCTCGCAGAAATACTGAAGAAGAACGGTGTGAAGAGGGTCTACATCTGCGGGGTTGCCACCGAGTACTGCGTGAAGGCCACAGCCTTAGATGCCGTAAAGCACGGCTTTGAGGTCTACCTCCTTCGCGATGCGGTGAAGGGCATCAAACCGGAGGACGAGGAGAGGGCCCTTGAGGAGATGAAGAGGGCCGGAGTGAGAATTCTGTGACTTTTTTCCACTCCTTCAGGAGGACGAGGAGGAGGTTGAGGACTATCGGCCCTATTATGAGGCCCTTCAGACCCATTGCCCACGTCCCACCTATCATCCCGATGAAGACTAGGGTCTCGTCGAGTTCCGCGTCCTTAGCAACCATCATGGGCCTTATCGTGTAGTCAGGAAGGGGGGAAACGAGGACGAAGCCGTAGATGGCTATTCCTATTGCGTGGCCGTACATTCCGTTGACCCAGAAGTATATCGCGGCTGCGAGCCATATCATCCAGCCCTCGAATAGGGGCACGAAGGAGAAGGCGAAGGTCAGAAGTCCGGCAAGAAAGGCCGTGTAGAGGTCAGAAACGCTGAAGATTATGAAGCCCAGTGTCATGAGGAAGCCCTTGGCGATGTTGAGGAGCAACCACGCCCTGAGGAGCGCCGAGAGAGTCCTGTCAACGCTCGACAGTATCTCCTCCCCGAGTTCCCTCTTGCTCTCCGGCAGGAGGGCCTTTATCTGGGCCGATATCTCATCTCCGTAGACGAGGGAGTAGTAGAATGTGAAGAAGAAGACTAAGAGCTGGAGAAGGTACCAGGGAAGGGAAAAGGCTCCCTTGGAGATGTAGTCCGCGATGCGGGGAATGAGCTGTTCCCTGAAGTTCTGCACGAAGTTCAGGACGTCGGGAGGGAGGGGCAGGGTTGCGATCCAGTCGAAGATGTTGACGACGTTGGTGTAGAGGGAAGTGAGAACCTGAACGGAAATCAGAATGAGCTTGAGGGCGAGGGCACCGCCCACTGCTATCATGAGGAGACTTATCGCTAAGGCGGATTCCCTCTTTCCAAGCTTCTCCTCCAAGCGTTCCTGAAGGGGGTAGAAGACGTAGGCCAGCACAAAGCCGAAGAATATGGCCGTAACTAGAGGCTGGACTACCCTCCAAGAGAGGTAGAGCACGAGGAAAACTGTCGAGGCCCAGACGAGTTCCTCAGTTCTCATCTCAGAAAGTTTATTTGGCCAACGTATAAAAAGCTCCCGGTGGGAGCATGGAGGCCGAGCTGAAGGAGAGGTTTGAGCTCTACATTGAGAGGGGCGACAGGCTGACGGAAGAGAGGAAATATGAGGAGGCCTTTGATGCATATCTTGAGGCCCTCATAACCCTCGCCAGTTTGAGGGTTTACGCGGACACGGGAATGCTCGTTCCAGCGGAGAGGCTGATAGGCTTCCTGGGGAAGTATCCGAGACTTGAGGAGGCCTTGAGAAGGTTCTCAGGAGTGAGGGGCGGTGAGAAAGAGGCAAGGGCTTTAAGGGAAGAGCTCGAAAGGCTCAGGGGCATGATGAGTTTGCCGAGTTCCGAGCGGTGAGGAGCCTCAGGGACTGACCCCGATCAGCTCGTTCCCCGTTTCCGTGCACTCCTCAACGGCTTTCCTTATGG carries:
- a CDS encoding DUF2391 family protein translates to MGEIRERLEEIGLELERLRKAEESKSLPDRLGWDDIAQEIIGAVTFALPFLFTGEVWDVAKDISIERSLIIFLLTLLLAYLFLAKSRIGNIKREEVFHVPKRLLTVASISYAVSAFLIYLYGINSIANFTGEQFVNATVIISTFAVIGAITVDMVK
- a CDS encoding S-layer protein, which codes for MKKFAGALAVLLSFLMLSTAGAVTFNSANTVIVLPTTKVVSNVPLHINEDAIAGSRLGAFLVLKGIVTNPHYQTVEVPVEYHSILIKDENQSYVLTSRDMPDLGLPLGSRPIGKTIVLRVNFDRVRYNSTKHMAEFMDRSVEIVFNENTTPLNIGGNYRVVYNTVNGTDYMYFYSYQSGDGNMSSIGDTITFGSWSIHFIDININQSSALVEVSYPSGVLKLKPMLKGKYYLMYLDAKGNEDYEEYDTYPSVRINELLKNGVVQMVVFTPTSFFIGVNEIKSVIYSYWFYEKEREYHDGEVYSGQWVWDIDPQDNLYVLYLHVKANTTFEPVFIGSGARLEIPIQSWGLSIVPVFNRTKNGGVIVGVLGYRFVRTVMLKKRVKVDVPTVVATNDVNSFIINDTALQKLPSDKNVIIIGGWVSNKAWKLLEGVYGSAKINELKNELESKGYIVAELPNPYNASYKVVILAGKTYRETAKAVEEFMEGI
- a CDS encoding DHH family phosphoesterase, with product MVVKECPECHGTGKVKVGEKECPVCEGWGYVPADFKIGDKLKGYRNLDHLGVEDEVDEIPCPECHGKGTVPVYDTCPTCGGTGKVLACDICGKIKGPWEPGMETTWVCPDCLRKYKVVFILDKTCDYEDVEIGSLYKGTIDRVERFGVFVKLNPHVVGLIKRKDLLGGRDYVPGQEIVVQVLDVRPDKREVDLIESALRHYKTVVVKKELPVTLIKDLNKDMAGKTVRIQGKVTQIQVTGGPTVFTITDGTGITWAAAFEAPGVRAYPNINVGDIVEIIGKIAFHSGEIQIEVSDMARLWGPDAARVKQQIEAELDKRAQPKDVGFLVESEVLEKLKPKIMKAAFMIRRAIFEGRPILLRHHADTDGYTSGLALEYAIVPLIEQVSPDPQARWKLFKRRPSRAPFYELEDVLKDIIFMVEDHEKFGDPLPLVVIVDNGGTSEDIPAYKRIRAYGVPIVVIDHHDPREWVSEGKAKVDEYVDVHVNPHHVKRGYYELTAGMLATEVARFINPEVEDRIKHLPAIAGTGDRSKAPEFYQYLEIAKKAKGLTEEDLKKIAEVIDHEAYFWKFMDGHGIIDEILLLTGNLQRHRELINAIYPEVKEKQEKALKASLPHVKSVVLPNGIRFNTIDVELFAPKFSYPSPGKLSGLIHDHFKEKYGEDSPILTLAYGPDFAVVRASDGMAAYNFDLNEIIPRLQEKLPSAGIEGGGHSYAGSIKFFEGMRKEVLEEFAKQVVRLKRA
- a CDS encoding PEGA domain-containing protein; this encodes MNIRRIVLTIILLHIISFGYVSGVSPKDEVTVTGYAVNNKTPALVMEQNGNYGLLIFLFDNTNTWSLIQLDDDMNLIPLRVYRASEPKGYTIYPSSIIPYDEGFLIAGAIDSGNIHSNFHGGFWVAYLNKKGDILWERAYLTRSTSSISKVLVDKFTGKILLVGSGSFYSGSDGFIGIFNPETRKLERLVAIGGLYADGIDAVLVLKNSYIVVGSSWSLGDTQGKVFILKFTKDLSILNSIAYTLLDGGTPVRSADWWTINASYSNNTIKLFGEFLVKKYSPVRTTLQKSGLWWMTIDKNLNPIYYSFKEAIVNSSPIELGYSGVLTLYHLPVANESLIVSGIYKNYERFFVGWIHNSSIDGYFVNVNRSPVTYYPSTIPPFTSVFSMDNSLVLLLTATRYSDTNFKIYNPLLAIRIPYTKLHNPSELSKSFLYGGNFSIQLRNTGFRIKAGRYIAPYNIKLLNVEMHPGNISIVPVDSALNLVELRNPKPMVEVEIIRGKNSQFPKDASIYVDNTKINVSSVTTLYLLPGTHNVTVTRPGFISHTEKIHLQAFVSYGFHVDVLASFLRLSVSPKNATIKIICPISYRPTYKFTFNLTPETRGIILPTSYHCLVTAIKDGYVPQSKKIWTFGAINLTFNLRPEPATLVISSNPSARVLINGKMYNITPLTVTLNPGNYSVVLSREGYQNYSMNITLDPGETRKLDITLTPVTPSTTSSMNTSSSVTHDKTSSAPAQNMGTQPLNEKRNICGPAFIGILALLVLMVGKRET
- a CDS encoding asparaginase, whose amino-acid sequence is MRILIIGTGGTIASARTEKGYKAKLSVDEILSLAGIEKTDGVKIDTEDVLNLDSTLIQPEDWVTIGKAVFRAFGEYDGIVITHGTDTLAYTSSALSFMLGNVPVPVVLTGSMLPITEPGSDAPRNIKTALTFAVKGFPGIYVAFMDKIMLGTRVSKVHSLGLNAFQSINYPDVAYVKGDDVIVRHRPALPSGEPSFDPRIEPNVTYLRLTPGLSPEVFLTVAGRSEGIVLEGYGAGGIPYRGRNLLGAVSKVAGEKPVVMTTQALYGGVDLTRYEVGRRALEAGVIPAGDMTKEATLTKLMYALGHTKSVEKVREIMGKNLACEIST
- a CDS encoding MFS transporter produces the protein MSERKVLGVSWTVFILGIVSFLNDMSSEMINPVIPSYLTDVLRTGELLSGSVMGAIESMSSLFKVIFGYFSDRFRKRKAFVLAGYTLSTLAKGSLAFTRHWWDFLTIRALDRIGKGIRTAPRDALIAESSEKGKSGKSFGFHRMMDTLGAVAGPLVAIALIELLKELPKGTMYRYLFLLSAVPGLLSLFVIVLFIRERGGNAKKKISGISTLRSRELQLFLAAAAVGALGRYSYAFTLWKAEELGLTVVQGIAFYALFNLIYALSAYPLGVVSDSFGKKRLITIGFLVASLASLAFAYAHDIHTLLLAFVLYGVYIAIEDTVPRAYMADIAKGYEKGTVIGAYHTVFGVFVFPASVIAGYLWQARSLEWAFLYSALVNLLAFVMMLFIRGEK